The Streptomyces sp. NBC_00344 genome includes a window with the following:
- a CDS encoding ABC transporter permease codes for MTALTTTTDTSPRTTSGRLPGAWSIGLSRGALELKQFARQRDQVIFTFAFPVVFLALFASIFSDDVEGAGITASQLYAAGMLAAGIMSTSFQSLGISIAIERDEKVLRRLRGTPMPPAAYFLGKIWMVLVTGLAETAILLGAGAGLFGLDLPTDALTWLTFGWIFVLGLTSCALLGIAISSLPKSGKSASSVVVLPFLILQFISGVYIPVGTVPDWLLNISAFFPLKWMCQGFRGVFLPDSAAVLEQAGDWEFGRIALVLGAWCAGGLVLCLLTFRWKNRRDA; via the coding sequence ATGACCGCCCTCACCACGACCACCGATACCTCACCGCGCACCACGTCCGGCAGGCTGCCCGGCGCCTGGAGCATCGGGCTGAGCCGGGGCGCGCTCGAACTCAAGCAGTTCGCCCGACAGCGCGACCAGGTCATCTTCACCTTCGCCTTCCCCGTCGTGTTCCTCGCTCTGTTCGCGTCGATCTTCAGCGACGACGTCGAGGGCGCCGGCATCACCGCATCGCAGCTCTACGCGGCCGGGATGCTCGCAGCGGGCATCATGTCCACCAGCTTCCAGTCGCTGGGCATCTCGATCGCCATCGAGCGGGACGAGAAGGTGCTGCGCCGGCTCCGCGGCACTCCGATGCCGCCGGCCGCGTACTTCCTCGGCAAGATCTGGATGGTGCTGGTCACCGGGCTCGCCGAGACGGCGATCCTGCTGGGCGCCGGCGCGGGCCTCTTCGGTCTCGACCTTCCGACCGACGCCCTGACCTGGCTCACCTTCGGCTGGATCTTCGTTCTCGGGCTCACCTCCTGTGCCCTCCTCGGCATCGCGATCAGCAGTCTCCCCAAGTCGGGGAAGAGCGCGAGCTCGGTGGTCGTGCTGCCCTTCCTGATCCTGCAGTTCATCTCCGGGGTCTACATCCCGGTCGGTACGGTGCCCGACTGGCTGCTCAACATCAGCGCCTTCTTCCCGCTGAAATGGATGTGCCAGGGCTTCCGCGGTGTGTTCCTGCCGGACTCCGCTGCCGTCCTCGAACAGGCCGGAGACTGGGAGTTCGGGAGGATCGCCCTGGTGCTCGGCGCCTGGTGCGCCGGAGGATTGGTCCTGTGTCTACTGACTTTCCGGTGGAAGAACCGGCGCGACGCTTGA
- a CDS encoding response regulator transcription factor, with protein MIRILLADDHPVVREGLRGMLAAEPDLEVVGEASSGPRAEALSAELRPDIVLMDLRMPGGGGAESIGRMTAAGLPCRVIVLTTYETDGDILRAVEAGAAGYLLKDLARGELADAVRAAARGETVLAPSVAARLVDQLRSRPERPRLSERETAVLRLVAEGCTNAEIGRRLFIGESTVKTHLLRVFGKLEVDDRTAAVTNAMRLGLL; from the coding sequence TTGATCCGGATTCTGCTCGCCGACGACCATCCCGTCGTACGGGAGGGGCTGCGCGGGATGCTGGCTGCCGAGCCGGATCTCGAAGTCGTCGGCGAGGCGTCCAGTGGGCCGCGGGCCGAGGCGCTGTCGGCCGAACTGCGCCCGGACATCGTGCTGATGGACCTGCGGATGCCCGGCGGTGGCGGAGCCGAGTCGATCGGCAGAATGACCGCGGCCGGGCTGCCCTGCCGAGTGATCGTTCTGACGACGTACGAGACCGACGGCGACATCCTGCGAGCCGTCGAAGCAGGGGCCGCCGGGTATCTGCTCAAGGATCTCGCCCGTGGCGAGCTGGCCGACGCGGTCCGGGCGGCAGCCCGGGGCGAGACGGTGCTTGCGCCCTCGGTCGCCGCCCGGCTGGTCGACCAGTTGCGCAGCAGGCCGGAGCGGCCGCGGCTTTCGGAGCGTGAGACCGCGGTCCTGCGTCTGGTGGCTGAGGGATGCACCAATGCCGAGATCGGCCGTCGTCTCTTCATCGGCGAGTCCACGGTCAAGACCCATCTGCTGCGGGTCTTCGGCAAGTTGGAGGTCGACGACCGCACGGCGGCGGTGACGAACGCGATGCGGCTCGGGCTGCTGTAG
- a CDS encoding sensor histidine kinase, producing the protein MSTDFPVEEPARRLTGARASHVWERTFLPWDAYFAVLLAVTEVFVLGTSAPSLPTRSASAVLLALLAPWYLRYGRQVIMDEGDDERRALIYLAGAVLLFLPASWLVGETRLATFVLAPQCFMLLRMRRALAVLSVIVIAPVIGWALLWHPERQVVFFNTVFAVASLVFSLFFGTWITRVLEQSKERAALIADLDSSREEVARLSTAHGALAERQRMSREIHDTLAQGFTSLLMLIQVVEAEVDHDVPGARGHLALMAATARQNLAEARALVAGGAPADLADSSLPDAVRRLAGHHAERTGAPADVEVTGTVQQLPPGLEVVALRTCQEALTNALKHAGSAVPVSVTLAYGETALTVSVSDCGCGFDPRAPRRGYGLSGLRARAAEVGGTAEIRSAPGAGTTVTVNLRSPS; encoded by the coding sequence GTGTCTACTGACTTTCCGGTGGAAGAACCGGCGCGACGCTTGACCGGGGCGCGGGCGTCCCATGTGTGGGAGCGGACGTTCCTGCCGTGGGACGCGTACTTCGCGGTCCTGCTGGCCGTCACCGAGGTGTTCGTGCTCGGCACGTCGGCCCCTTCGCTGCCCACGCGTTCAGCGTCGGCAGTGCTCCTGGCCCTGCTGGCCCCCTGGTATCTGCGGTACGGCCGCCAGGTGATCATGGACGAGGGCGACGACGAGCGCCGGGCGCTCATCTATCTGGCAGGGGCGGTGCTGCTCTTCCTGCCCGCCTCGTGGCTGGTCGGCGAGACCCGTCTCGCCACCTTCGTGCTCGCCCCGCAGTGCTTCATGCTGCTGCGGATGCGCCGTGCCCTCGCGGTGCTTTCGGTGATCGTCATCGCGCCGGTGATCGGCTGGGCGCTGCTCTGGCATCCGGAGCGGCAGGTCGTCTTCTTCAACACCGTCTTCGCGGTGGCTTCGCTCGTCTTCTCGCTGTTCTTCGGTACCTGGATCACCCGGGTACTCGAGCAGAGCAAGGAGCGAGCCGCGCTGATCGCGGACCTGGACAGCAGCCGCGAGGAGGTCGCCAGGCTCTCCACGGCTCACGGCGCCCTCGCCGAGCGGCAGCGGATGTCCCGCGAGATCCACGACACCCTCGCGCAGGGCTTCACGAGTCTGCTGATGCTGATCCAGGTGGTGGAAGCGGAGGTGGACCACGATGTGCCGGGGGCCCGCGGCCATTTGGCACTGATGGCCGCGACCGCGCGCCAGAACCTCGCCGAGGCCAGGGCCCTGGTCGCCGGTGGCGCACCGGCGGACCTGGCGGACAGCTCGCTCCCCGACGCGGTACGCCGGCTGGCCGGCCACCACGCGGAGCGGACCGGGGCGCCGGCGGATGTCGAGGTGACCGGGACCGTACAGCAGTTGCCGCCCGGTCTCGAGGTGGTGGCCCTGCGCACCTGCCAGGAGGCTCTGACCAACGCCCTCAAGCACGCCGGTTCCGCGGTTCCCGTCTCGGTCACCCTCGCCTACGGCGAGACCGCGCTCACCGTATCGGTGAGCGACTGCGGCTGCGGATTCGACCCGCGGGCGCCGCGCCGGGGATACGGTCTCAGCGGACTCCGGGCCCGCGCGGCCGAGGTCGGCGGCACCGCGGAGATCCGCAGTGCACCGGGGGCAGGCACCACCGTCACCGTGAACTTGAGGAGCCCCAGTTGA
- a CDS encoding vitamin K epoxide reductase family protein codes for MTTTVIEDVSAQQDGKTGGGRGLAWLLVITGAAGLLAAWVITLDEFKLLKDPGFTPGCSINPVLSCGNIMKSAQASVFGFPNPMLGLATYSVVICVGLSLLAGGRFGRWYWLSFNAGCLFGVGFVTWLQFESLYSINALCLWCCLAWVGTITLFWYVTSHNIRNRQLPAPFWLRSFLDEFTWVLPVVHIGIIGMLILTRWWSFWTG; via the coding sequence ATGACGACGACGGTGATCGAGGACGTGTCCGCACAGCAGGATGGGAAAACCGGTGGTGGCCGCGGGCTCGCCTGGCTACTGGTCATCACCGGTGCCGCCGGGCTGCTCGCGGCGTGGGTCATCACCCTTGACGAGTTCAAACTGCTCAAGGACCCCGGTTTCACACCGGGCTGCAGCATCAATCCGGTGCTGTCCTGCGGCAACATCATGAAGAGTGCCCAGGCATCGGTGTTCGGATTCCCCAACCCGATGCTCGGTCTCGCCACCTACTCGGTGGTGATCTGTGTCGGGCTGAGCCTGCTGGCGGGCGGCCGTTTCGGCCGCTGGTACTGGCTCTCGTTCAACGCCGGCTGTCTCTTCGGGGTCGGGTTCGTGACCTGGCTCCAGTTCGAGTCGCTGTACTCGATCAACGCGCTCTGCCTCTGGTGCTGCCTCGCCTGGGTCGGCACCATCACGCTGTTCTGGTACGTCACCTCGCACAACATCCGTAACCGGCAGCTGCCTGCCCCGTTCTGGCTGCGGAGCTTCCTGGACGAGTTCACCTGGGTGCTCCCCGTGGTGCACATCGGCATCATCGGCATGCTGATCCTGACCCGCTGGTGGAGTTTCTGGACCGGCTGA
- the hisS gene encoding histidine--tRNA ligase has product MSTFQAPKGTYDLLPPSSATFLAVREAIAAPLRSSGYGYVETPGFENVELFARGVGESTDIVSKEMYAFETKGGDRLALRPEGTASVLRAALEANLHKAGNLPVKLWYSGSYYRYERPQKGRYRHFSQVGAEAIGAEDPALDAELIILADQAYRSLGLRNFRILLNSLGDKECRPVYREALQGFLRELDLDEDTRRRAEINPLRVLDDKRAEVQKQLSGAPVLRDYLCDACKAYHESVRELITAAGVVFEDDEKLVRGLDYYTRTTFEFVHDGLGSQSAVGGGGRYDGLSEMIGGPELPSVGWALGVDRTVLALEAEGVELELPSATSVFAVPLGEEARRVLFGVVTGLRRAGIAADFAFGGRGLKGAMKAANRSGARYTVVAGERDLAEGVVQLKDMESGEQSAVQLDGIVEAVAARLR; this is encoded by the coding sequence GTGAGTACTTTCCAGGCGCCCAAGGGCACCTACGACCTGCTTCCGCCCTCCTCCGCGACCTTTCTCGCGGTGCGTGAGGCGATCGCCGCACCACTGAGGAGTTCGGGCTACGGCTACGTCGAGACGCCCGGTTTCGAGAACGTCGAGCTCTTCGCCCGTGGTGTCGGTGAGTCCACCGACATCGTGTCCAAGGAGATGTACGCCTTCGAGACCAAGGGCGGCGACCGTCTCGCGCTGCGTCCCGAGGGCACCGCTTCGGTGCTGCGCGCGGCGCTGGAGGCCAATCTGCACAAGGCCGGGAATCTGCCGGTCAAACTCTGGTACTCCGGCTCGTACTACCGCTACGAGCGCCCGCAGAAGGGCCGCTACCGCCACTTCTCGCAGGTCGGCGCGGAGGCCATCGGCGCGGAGGACCCGGCGCTGGACGCCGAGCTGATCATCCTGGCCGACCAGGCCTACCGTTCGCTCGGGTTGCGCAACTTCCGCATCCTGCTGAACTCGCTGGGGGACAAGGAGTGCCGTCCGGTCTACCGGGAAGCGCTCCAGGGTTTCCTGCGCGAGCTCGACCTGGACGAGGACACCCGGCGGCGGGCCGAGATCAACCCGCTGCGGGTGCTCGACGACAAGCGTGCCGAAGTGCAGAAGCAACTGTCCGGAGCGCCGGTGCTGCGGGACTACCTCTGCGACGCGTGCAAGGCGTACCACGAGTCGGTGCGTGAACTGATCACCGCGGCGGGTGTGGTGTTCGAGGACGACGAGAAGCTGGTGCGCGGCCTCGACTACTACACCCGCACCACCTTCGAGTTCGTGCACGACGGCCTCGGCTCGCAGTCCGCGGTCGGCGGCGGCGGACGCTACGACGGCCTCTCCGAGATGATCGGTGGTCCCGAACTGCCGTCGGTGGGCTGGGCGCTTGGTGTGGACCGTACGGTCCTGGCGCTCGAGGCGGAGGGCGTGGAGCTCGAACTTCCCTCCGCCACCAGTGTGTTCGCCGTGCCGTTGGGCGAGGAGGCGCGCCGGGTGCTGTTCGGTGTGGTCACCGGCCTGCGCAGGGCCGGGATCGCCGCCGACTTCGCCTTCGGCGGCCGGGGCCTGAAGGGCGCGATGAAGGCGGCCAACCGCTCCGGGGCCCGCTACACCGTCGTCGCGGGTGAACGTGATCTCGCCGAGGGTGTCGTGCAGCTGAAGGACATGGAGTCGGGGGAGCAGAGCGCGGTGCAGCTCGACGGCATTGTCGAAGCGGTCGCGGCACGACTGCGCTGA
- a CDS encoding ABC transporter ATP-binding protein, translated as MTALAVEVRGLRKQYGEVTAVDGLDLGIRQGEVFGILGPNGAGKSTTVEILQGHRSRDAGEVSVLGTDPAAGNRTWRSRVGIVWQDESAPAELTVRETVSHFARYYPKPRSADDVIDLVGLGAKADSRIKSLSGGQRRRLDVALGVIGGPELLLLDEPTTGFDPAARRQFWDLIRQLAAEGTTIVLTTHYLEEAEALADRLAVIAAGQVVAEGRPAALRERYGTDATVEWTEADGAGHEERTATPTRTVAALMERFEGEVPGLRISRPTLEDVYLRLTGQENAR; from the coding sequence ATGACAGCACTCGCGGTGGAAGTACGCGGACTTCGCAAGCAGTACGGCGAAGTGACCGCAGTAGACGGCCTGGACCTGGGCATTCGGCAGGGAGAGGTCTTCGGCATTCTCGGCCCCAACGGGGCGGGCAAGAGCACCACGGTGGAAATCCTGCAGGGCCACCGGTCCCGGGACGCAGGCGAGGTGTCCGTTCTCGGCACCGATCCGGCCGCCGGGAACCGTACGTGGCGATCACGTGTCGGAATTGTCTGGCAGGACGAATCGGCGCCCGCGGAGTTGACGGTCCGCGAAACGGTGAGCCATTTCGCCCGTTATTACCCGAAACCTCGGAGTGCGGACGACGTCATCGACCTGGTCGGTCTCGGCGCGAAGGCCGACAGCCGTATCAAGAGTCTCTCGGGCGGACAACGGCGCAGGCTCGACGTGGCGCTCGGAGTGATAGGCGGGCCCGAACTGCTGCTGCTCGACGAGCCGACGACGGGGTTCGACCCGGCGGCGCGACGCCAGTTCTGGGACCTGATCCGGCAGCTCGCCGCCGAGGGCACCACCATCGTGCTCACCACCCACTACCTGGAGGAGGCCGAGGCGCTCGCCGACCGGCTCGCGGTGATCGCGGCCGGACAGGTCGTCGCAGAGGGCCGGCCGGCCGCACTGCGTGAGCGCTACGGAACCGATGCCACGGTCGAGTGGACCGAGGCGGACGGCGCCGGGCACGAGGAGCGGACAGCGACGCCGACCCGTACCGTCGCCGCACTCATGGAGCGCTTCGAAGGGGAGGTCCCCGGCCTCAGAATCAGCCGCCCCACGCTCGAGGACGTGTATCTGCGCCTCACCGGACAGGAGAACGCCCGATGA
- a CDS encoding MBL fold metallo-hydrolase — MLIAGFPAGAWGTNCYLVAPAAGEECVIIDPGHQAAQGVEDALRKHRLKPVAVVLTHGHIDHVASVVPVCGAHDVPAWIHPADRYMMSDPEKGIGRSIGMPLMGELTVGEPDDVKELADGAELRLAGLEIAVSHAPGHTKGSVTFRLPEAEDIPQILFSGDLLFAGSIGRTDMPGGDHSEMLESLARVCLPLDDSTVVLPGHNEQTTIGRERAGNPFLRGMAAPRRGM; from the coding sequence GTGCTGATTGCCGGGTTCCCCGCCGGGGCCTGGGGCACCAACTGTTATCTGGTGGCCCCCGCCGCAGGCGAGGAGTGCGTGATCATCGACCCGGGCCACCAGGCTGCCCAGGGAGTCGAGGACGCGCTCAGGAAGCATCGGCTCAAGCCCGTGGCGGTCGTTCTCACCCATGGCCATATCGACCACGTGGCATCGGTCGTTCCGGTGTGCGGAGCGCATGACGTACCGGCATGGATCCACCCCGCGGACCGCTACATGATGAGCGACCCGGAGAAGGGCATCGGCCGCTCCATCGGTATGCCGTTGATGGGCGAACTGACCGTGGGGGAGCCGGACGACGTCAAGGAGCTCGCCGACGGGGCCGAGCTGAGGCTGGCGGGACTGGAGATCGCCGTCTCGCACGCGCCGGGCCATACCAAGGGGTCGGTGACCTTCAGACTGCCCGAGGCGGAGGACATTCCGCAGATTCTCTTCTCGGGCGACCTGCTCTTCGCCGGCTCCATCGGACGCACCGACATGCCCGGTGGCGACCACTCCGAGATGCTCGAATCGCTGGCCCGTGTCTGCCTGCCGCTCGACGACTCGACCGTGGTGCTGCCCGGTCACAACGAGCAGACGACCATCGGCCGCGAGCGCGCCGGCAACCCGTTTCTGCGGGGCATGGCCGCTCCCCGACGAGGAATGTGA